One stretch of Podospora bellae-mahoneyi strain CBS 112042 chromosome 2, whole genome shotgun sequence DNA includes these proteins:
- the RPL4B gene encoding 60S ribosomal protein L4B (COG:J; EggNog:ENOG503NUB4; BUSCO:EOG0926354S), producing the protein MASRPTVTVLGADGKATGATEVLPKVFSAPIRPDIVKHVHTGMAKNKRQPYSVSEKAGHQTSAESWGTGRAVARIPRVSGGGTHRAGQAAFGNMCRSGRMFAPTKIWRKWHVKVNQGQKRFATASALAASAVAPLLMARGHQVSTVPEVPLVIDSAAFGVASKTAAAVGLLKAVGAGPELEKVKASKKLRAGKGKLRGRRHRQRRGPLVVYSPSTDGKELVQGFRNIPGVETSPVDALNLLQLAPGGHLGRFVIWTSAAIKELDAVYESKKGFFLPSNVVANADLTRLINSSEIQSVLRAPKGEAKTKRGHVLKKNPLRNKQVQLRLNPYAATFAREKLGEVKEEGKPVRVKADFLGQLKE; encoded by the exons ATGGCCTCCAGACCGACTGTCACCGTTCTCGGCGCCGATGGCAAGGCCACCGGCGCCACTGAGGTCCTCCCCAAGGTCTTCAGCGCCCCTATCCGCCCGGATATCGTCAAGCACGTCCACACCGGCATggccaagaacaagagaCAGCCCTACTCCGTCTCCGAGAAGGCTGGTCACCAGACCTCTGCCGAGTCTTGGGGCACTG GTCGCGCTGTCGCCCGTATCCCCCGTGTCTCCGGCGGTGGTACTCACCGTGCCGGTCAGGCCGCCTTCGGTAACATGTGCCGTTCCGGCCGCATGTTCGCCCCTACCAAGATCTGGCGCAAGTGGCACGTCAAGGTCAACCAGGGCCAGAA GCGTTTCGCTACCGCTTCCGCTCTTGCTGCCTCTGCCGTCGCTCCTCTCCTGATGGCCCGTGGCCACCAGGTCTCTACCGTTCCCGAGGTTCCCCTCGTCATCGACTCCGCCGCTTTCGGTGTTGCCTCCAAGACTGCCGCTGCCGTCGGTCTCCTCAAGGCTGTCGGTGCCGGTcccgagctcgagaaggtcaaggctTCCAAGAAGCTCCGTGCCGGTAAGGGTAAGCTCAGaggccgccgccaccgccagcgccgtGGTCCTCTTGTCGTCTACTCTCCCAGCACCGACGGCAAGGAGCTCGTCCAGGGCTTCCGCAACATCCCCGGTGTCGAGACCAGCCCCGTCGatgccctcaacctcctccagctcgcccCCGGTGGCCACCTCGGCCGCTTCGTCATCTGGACTtccgccgccatcaaggagcTTGATGCCGTCTACGAGTCCAAGAAgggcttcttcctcccctccaatGTTGTCGCCAACGCCGACCTTACCCGTCTCATCAACTCTTCCGAAATCCAGTCAGTCCTCCGCGCCCCCAAGGGTGAGGCCAAGACCAAGCGTGGCCACGTCCTCAAGAAGAACCCTCTGCGCAACAAGCAGGTTCAGCTCCGCCTTAACCCCTATGCCGCCACCTTTGCCAGGGAGAAGCTCggcgaggtcaaggaggagggcaagcctGTTCGCGTCAAGGCTGACTTCCTCGGTCAGCTCAAGGAGTAA
- a CDS encoding hypothetical protein (EggNog:ENOG503P21H; COG:S), producing the protein MLDTWSELEDTEYNEFDGIINFRDVGKTVNAFLGKKVLKEGILFRSAKLDDASYKDRIRLTEVYGIKSVIDLRSKTEHLNAQEKHKFLQKNLPLKIPGITYTRIILPSRRFELFLLSQLSWFNIFKFLLLYPLSRPHAISLISTHALGPLGLPSLSLNTLSHSSPSISLCLSSCLSGHPKIIHCTQGKDRTGLLTLLILLILRTPVQAISHDYHLTNSTSPRIRSIRLAEVREVGLPDSFAETDQAMVSSVISWLDATYGGVDGYLDAIGFGEQKRERLREILLCRGEDDNDAKEKDVGISPVSPSASSSDLEEGDVMVVQMGKEVGI; encoded by the exons ATGCTTGATACATGGTCCGAACTCGAGGACACCGAGTACAATGAGTTTGACGGCATTATCAACTTTCGTGATGTCGGCAAGACGGTGAATGCATTTCTGGGGAAGAA AGTACTCAAAGAAGGCATTCTTTTCCGGTCGGCAAAATTGGACGATGCTTCGTACAAAGACAGGATCCGTCTCACAGAGGTCTATGGTATCAAATCGGTGATTGATCTCCGGTCAAA AACCGAGCACCTCAACGCCCAAGAAAAGCACAAATTCCTCCAAAagaacctccccctcaaaatccccgGCATCACCTACACCcgcatcatcctcccctcccgccgcttcgagctcttcctcctctcgCAACTATCCTGGTTCAACATCTT TaaattcctcctcctctaccccctctcccgcccccaCGCCATCTCCCTAATCTCAACCCACGCCCTCGGCCCGCTaggcctcccctccctctccctcaacaccctctcccactcctccccctccatctccctctgcctctcctcctgtCTCTCCGGCCATCCCAAAATAATCCATTGCACCCAAGGAAAAGACCGCACCGGCCTCCtgaccctcctcatcctcctcatcctccgcaCCCCAGTCCAAGCCATAAGCCACGACTACCACCTCACAAACTCTACCTCCCCCCGCATCCGCTCCATCCGCCTCGCCGAGGTCCGCGAGGTCGGCCTCCCCGACTCGTTCGCCGAGACAGACCAAGCCATGGTATCGTCGGTGATCTCCTGGCTGGACGCAACCTACGGGGGCGTGGACGGGTACCTGGATGCCATCGGGTTCGGGGAGCAGAAGCGGGAGCGGTTGAGGGAGATCCTACTCTGccggggggaggatgataATGatgcaaaagaaaaggacGTGGGGATATCACCAGTTTCACCctcggcgtcgtcgtcggatttggaggagggggacgtgatggtggttcagatggggaaggaggtggggatTTGA
- the EIS1 gene encoding Eisosome assembly protein (EggNog:ENOG503NYY1; COG:S), translating into MVSASLTTHGVAPRPIAPNNTGRLRYANAEDLPSYPSAGLTESAAAASAAATLGWANRKPTEVWKPNSNITSTSASTAALLAAGNKTSPIGRENQPVGTAGSQAAVAASSAQRQPRAPSSPPSQWVSSAANLAFSANKPLPPPTITVSNAAGATPEPATLGRQNSLRAAKGAMAGLRPRAKSTPQPVVQETYPDQANSTSNALSAATIAHRPTLSETGGTVPFTTMDRRMFTSNPPVRLEVEEKQRADVLHASAVAMAKRMYNQQQRRTEESTKAHARSSSFPRHDPNRPLDADEEPPVMYNNLQEAAYRLAQERLAKLQEEHQKNRDMSDYYGTPGGPSRTKFGTIRGRLTRKRSSSDGDLLEDQRRSQHIRKQMSILNSKLSEVDEEKRAKDRQALLAAAQRNVRAQLHDMDEKVLAEKGGIKAKPMGDWERKALIAAQTRFDENNTSYHSGKIDIGGGKFMDQSEVDAIAARKVQPLLDEINERAEREQARLQEERLEEERRREEAERERLREKEVQDIHKKLKDQQKEDEKARKAELKEENKRRKEEIKAIKQEHKLAAMEGKQKEKEVIGPPPAVDTEETAVEPVAEPSPETEDKQPTTAHRHALSINFPRRKKITKETPSSPEKSPKSEGESHGKVRTWLLSRLPRPRAKSSSAAEGPNDPSTAKKGAFIGGAALARLAHNNSSSPSVAGSRPQAAINRPSTSGADNLGTSSSLHEVAMAGRPQPHDEPGEASGLNPPPPAIVRPVTPARTISQVSVPVSDVSERTVSSLSSSDDGHTVDKFVEARSQLGSPLTPPRTLGGRLGVPVAGSNGRSSPWGRRESRFSENLSE; encoded by the exons ATGGTGTCGGCGTCACTAACCACACACGGGGTCGCACCTCGTCCCATAGCTCCGA ATAATACGGGCCGTCTGAGATATGCAAACGCCGAAGACCTTCCCAGCTACCCATCTGCTGGACTGACCGAgagcgctgctgctgcgagtGCTGCTGCCACACTAGGCTGGGCAAACAGAAAACCGACAGAAGTCTGGAagcccaactccaacatcaccagtACATCCGCCTCAACCGCCGCGCTCTTGGCTGCCGGTAACAAGACATCACCAATCGGCCGTGAGAACCAGCCCGTTGGCACCGCCGGATCTCAAGCCGCTGTGGCTGCTAGTTCAGCACAACGGCAACCGAgagcaccatcatcaccgccatcgcAGTGGGTGTCGTCAGCGGCAAACCTGGCTTTTAGTGCTAACAaaccgctgccgccgccaaccaTCACCGTATCAAATGCAGCTGGGGCGACCCCGGAACCAGCTACTCTTGGGAGGCAGAACTCTCTGCGCGCTGCCAAGGGGGCCATGGCAGGTTTGAGACCACGAGCAAAGTCGACTCCTCAACCTGTGGTGCAAGAGACATATCCTGACCAAGCGAACTCCACTTCGAACGCCCTGAGCGCTGCCACAATAGCACACCGACCAACGCTATCCGAAACGGGAGGAACCGTTCCATTCACCACCATGGACAGGAGGATGTTTACTTCGAACCCACCTGTCAGGCTTGAAGTGGAGGAAAAGCAGAGAGCCGATGTGCTTCATGCTTCAGCAGTGGCCATGGCCAAGAGAATGTATAACCAACAGCAACGTCGGACAGAGGAGAGCACGAAAGCACATGCCCGATCCTCATCATTCCCCCGACACGATCCAAATCGCCCGCTAGATGCCGATGAAGAACCTCCCGTCATGTATAATAACCTGCAGGAGGCAGCATATCGATTGGCGCAGGAACGCCTTGCTAAACTGCAGGAGGAGCATCAGAAGAATCGGGACATGTCGGACTATTATGGAACACCGGGAGGGCCAAGCCGCACCAAGTTCGGAACGATCAGAGGGAGGCTCACTAGGAAACGCTCCTCTAGTGACGGAGATCTCCTTGAGGACCAACGACGTTCCCAGCACATCCGGAAGCAAATGTCCATACTGAATAGCAAGCTGTCCGAGGTCGATGAAGAAAAACGAGCCAAGGACCGGCAAGCTTTACTTGCCGCTGCTCAACGCAACGTACGGGCTCAACTTCACGACATGGACGAGAAGGTGCTGGCAGAAAAGGGCGGAATCAAGGCGAAACCCATGGGTGACTGGGAACGAAAAGCCTTGATAGCTGCTCAGACGAGGTTCGACGAGAACAATACTTCGTATCACTCTGGAAAGATTGATATCGGTGGTGGAAAGTTTATGGACCAGTCTGAGGTGGACGCGATTGCCGCCAGAAAGGTTCAACCTTTGCTGGACGAAATTAACGAGAGGGCTGAACGTGAACAGGCGAGATTACAAGAGGAGCgtctggaagaagagagacGGCGGGAAGAGGCTGAGAGGGAAAGgctgagagagaaagaggtaCAAGATATACATAAGAAACTCAAAG ACCAACAGAAGGAAGACGAAAAGGCTCGCAAAGCTGAGCTCaaggaagaaaacaagagaCGCAAGGAGGAAATCAAAGCCATCAAACAGGAGCATAAGCTGGCGGCGATGGAGGGTAAacagaaggagaaggaggtgattggCCCCCCACCAGCAGTTGACACCGAAGAGACAGCCGTCGAGCCCGTCGCCGAGCCATCACCGGAGACAGAGGACAAGCAACCCACCACCGCGCACCGGCacgccctctccatcaactTCCCCCGCCGGAAAAAGATCACCAAAgaaacaccctcctcacctgaAAAATCCCCCAAATCAGAAGGAGAATCCCACGGCAAAGTCCGCACCTGGCTTCTATCCCGGCTCCCCCGTCCTCGCGCCAAATCCTCCAGCGCAGCAGAAGGCCCCAACGACCCAAGCACAGCCAAAAAAGGGGCCTTCATAGGCGGAGCAGCCCTTGCTCGCTTGGCACACAAcaactccagctccccaTCCGTAGCCGGCTCCCGACCCCAGGCAGCGATTAACCGCCCTTCCACCTCGGGAGCAGACAACCTTGGAACTAGCTCCTCCTTGCACGAAGTCGCGATGGCAGGCAGACCACAACCCCACGACGAGCCCGGGGAGGCAAGTGGGTtgaaccctcctccacctgcgATTGTCCGTCCGGTTACGCCAGCGAGGACGATATCGCAAGTTAGCGTGCCTGTCTCGGATGTCTCGGAGAGGACGGTGAGCAGTTTGAGTAGTAGTGATGACGGGCATACGGTGGATAAGTTTGTCGAGGCTAGGAGTCAGCTGGGGAGTCCGCTGACGCCGCCGAGGACgctgggtgggaggttgggggttcCTGTTGCGGGGAGCAATGGGAGGTCGAGTccgtgggggaggagggagtcgaggtTTTCGGAGAATTTGTCGGAGTAG
- the KIN28 gene encoding TFIIH complex serine/threonine-protein kinase subunit kin28 (COG:D; COG:K; COG:L; EggNog:ENOG503NWVI): MAVSPLVYPPQPSLSSPHKRQPPSSQQTSSNGTPSGALLSAAKPILPLPRQDPSSSTTPPPSLTLDPIEQMNELEKRKYVKGRKLGEGTYANVYLGHSRSDPTSLVAIKKIKVQAQYNDGLAPDAVRELKHLQELRGHPNIIQLYSVFSSKDQNLNLVLEYLPLGDLEMLIKDVDRVRYGAGDIKAWMGMLTRAVWFCHENYVLHRDIKPNNLLIAADGEVKLADFGLARGFSDPGWRMTATVITRWYRPPELLFGARHYSGAVDIWSVGMVFAELIIRTAYLPGNTEVEQIALICKQIGTPTEDNWPGVTQLSQYTVPSEVTPVWGKEAYMGRFGAVGSEGVDLLVKTLALDPKKRITAREMLEHRWWRTEPKPTRKEDLPRKSGGGEEKMGADLKRRNGVLEGEDRGSKVARKLDFGAMK, translated from the coding sequence ATGGCCGTCTCCCCCCTAGTCTaccccccccaaccatcCCTCAGCTCCCCTCACAAacgccaacccccctcctctcaacAAACCTCCAGCAATGGCACCCCAAGCGGTGCTCTCCTCTCAGCAGCCAAAccaatcctccccctcccccgacaagacccctcctcctccaccaccccccctccctccctcaccctcgacccAATCGAACAAATGAACGAGCTCGAAAAGCGCAAATACGTCAAAGGCCGCAAACTAGGCGAAGGCACCTACGCCAACGTCTACTTGGGGCACTCCCGCTCCGACCCAACCTCCCTCGTCGCCATCAAAAAGATAAAAGTCCAAGCCCAATACAACGACGGCCTCGCCCCCGATGCCGTCCGAGAGCTGAAACACCTCCAAGAACTCCGCGGCCACCCAAACATCATCCAGCTCTACTccgtcttctcctccaaagaCCAAAATTTGAATCTAGTACTCGAGTACCTCCCCCTCGGGGACCTGGAAATGCTCATCAAGGACGTCGACAGGGTCCGGTACGGCGCGGGGGATATAAAAGCCTGGATGGGCATGCTCACGAGGGCGGTCTGGTTCTGCCACGAGAATTACGTCTTGCACAGGGATATCAAACCAAACAATTTACTTATCGCcgctgatggggaggtcaAGCTCGCTGATTTCGGTCTGGCGAGGGGGTTCTCCGAtccggggtggaggatgacggCCACGGTCATCACCCGCTGGTACCGCCCTCCTGAGCTCCTCTTTGGCGCAAGGCACTACTCGGGCGCGGTGGATATATGGTCTGTAGGCATGGTGTTCGCCGAGCTGATCATTCGAACCGCGTATCTCCCGGGCAACACAGAGGTGGAACAGATCGCGCTGATCTGCAAGCAGATTGGGACGCCGACGGAAGATAACTGGCCGGGCGTGACGCAGTTGAGCCAGTATACCGTCCCCAGCGAGGTGACGCCTGTGTGGGGAAAAGAGGCGTACATGGGACGGTTCGGGGCGGTGGGatcggagggggtggatttgtTGGTCAAGACGTTGGCGTTGGAtccgaagaagaggatcACGGCCAGGGAGATGCTGGAGCacaggtggtggaggacggAGCCGAAGCCGACGAGAAAGGAAGATTTGCCGAGGAAGagcggggggggggaagaaaagatgggggcggatttgaagaggaggaatggggttttggagggggaggatagggGGAGCAAAGTGGCGAGGAAGCTGGATTTTGGGGCTATGAAATAA